The proteins below are encoded in one region of Oncorhynchus tshawytscha isolate Ot180627B linkage group LG04, Otsh_v2.0, whole genome shotgun sequence:
- the LOC121846337 gene encoding trichohyalin-like, whose protein sequence is MELKDQQQKEMEKEKMIMREREEAGRRKEGQKNILGEIEGQNELEIEQEREMEEKQEVIKEAEEEYREREERGKEVSMKKHVVVNVKAKAREVFNRRKERRLEVLKGEREHIERGQQIRREKEERRLEMERKQERARQQEEQDQKREIEIARQKEMLRLREEERQREEEREEQRKKAIKCHLSLIRERENIIQAKKREEMVEEERREILEYKRGELEEEEKEDDKEDILPPDKSIRRRAVGWVNKTWEKRNLRKIERTYQREAEEGHNIVHIAIPGHTRLTSTMTRAEREREKRKELLKAEERRKKMEDFNKQWRERSLLKKHTHQQLKEERERMKENYLEQMNLEADAQINTRCLTTQHSHDYNHGQELPGWANGQQVSQVSQEPTGSADGHQERPRRQQAWADNQEGSSENQQEGPENHQGGPDSQQLEAPEEAETSEPISNTKTKKKPSIWKKIRMSLPDVLSA, encoded by the exons atggaattaAAAGATCAGCaacagaaagagatggagaaagaaaagatgattatgagagaaagggaggaagcaggaagaagaaaggaggggcagaaaaatattttgggggaaaTTGAGGGACAGAATGAACTGgagatagaacaggagagagagatggaagaaaagCAGGAAGTGATTAAGGAAGCAGAGGAAGAGtacagggaaagagaagagagaggaaaggaagtaaGCATGAAGAAACATGTAGTAGTTAATGTTAAAGCAAAAGCACGGGAAGTCTTCAATAGGCGTAAAGAGAGGAGGTTAGAAGTGTTGAAGGGGGAACGAGAACACATAGAAAGAGGACAACAAatcaggagggagaaggaggaaagaCGGCTGGAGATGGAAAGAAAACAGGAGAGGGCAAGACAACAAGAGGAGCAGGATCAAAAACGAGAGATTGAAATTGCTAGACAGAAAGAAATGTTGAGactaagagaggaggagaggcagagagaggaggagagagaggagcagagaaagaAAGCCATTAAATGCCATTTATCtttaatcagagagagagaaaatataatACAGGCAAAAAAAAGAGAGGAGATGGTGGAAGAGGAAAGAAGGGAGATCCTTGAGTACAAGAGGGGtgagttagaggaggaggagaaggaagatgaCAAGGAGGACATTCTCCCACCTGATAAAAGTATCAGAAGGAGAGCTGTGGGCTGGGTGAATAAAACATGGGAGAAGAGGAACctcagaaagatagagagaacgtatcagagagaggctgaggagggcCATAATATCGTCCACATAG CCATCCCTGGACACACAAGGCTAACATCCACCATGAcccgggcagagagagagagggagaagaggaaggagctGCTGAAGgctgaggagagaaggaagaagatGGAGGATTTCAATAAGCAGTGGAGAGAGCGGTCCCTGCTTAAAAAACACACTCATCAAcaactgaaggaggagagggagaggatgaaggaAAACTACCTGGAGCAGATGAATCTGGAGGCTGATGCTCAAATCAACACCCGGTGTCTAACCACCCAACACAGCCACGATTACAACCACGGTCAGGAGTTGCCCGGGTGGGCCAATGGCCAACAAGTAAGCCAAGTAAGCCAAGAGCCCACTGGATCTGCTGATGGCCACCAGGAAAGGCCAAGGAGGCAACAGGCATGGGCAGACAACCAGGAGGGGAGTTCAGAGAACCAGCAGGAGGGGCCAGAGAACCATCAGGGGGGGCCAGACAGCCAGCAGCTAGAAGCTCCAGAAGAGGCTGAAACATCAGAGCCAATCTCCAACACAAAGACAAAGAAAAAGCCAAGCATCTGGAAGAAAATTAGGATGAG CCTTCCTGACGTGCTGTCTGCCTAG